In Thioalkalivibrio sp. XN279, a single window of DNA contains:
- a CDS encoding PRC-barrel domain-containing protein, translating to MRASTLFGMPVVDRHGRPLGTVSDLLLDDPAPATICYLLVNTAPAEGAACRTVAVPWRLVSPGEQGDAIKLGVSGEALRQMRDIPPPAGRPPRK from the coding sequence ATGCGCGCAAGTACTCTATTCGGCATGCCCGTCGTGGACCGGCACGGCCGGCCACTCGGCACGGTCAGTGATCTCCTCCTGGACGACCCGGCCCCGGCCACCATCTGCTACCTGCTGGTTAACACCGCGCCCGCGGAAGGCGCCGCGTGCCGTACCGTGGCCGTGCCATGGAGGCTCGTTTCCCCCGGCGAGCAAGGGGATGCCATCAAGCTTGGCGTCAGCGGCGAGGCGTTGCGGCAGATGCGCGACATCCCGCCGCCTGCAGGACGGCCGCCGCGGAAATAG
- a CDS encoding DUF1328 domain-containing protein produces the protein MLGWALAFFIIALIAGFLGFGGIAGSAAWIAQILFFIFLALLAVSLLARLVGPRSGPRV, from the coding sequence ATGCTTGGCTGGGCACTCGCATTTTTCATCATCGCCCTCATCGCGGGGTTCCTGGGATTCGGCGGCATTGCCGGCTCCGCTGCGTGGATAGCGCAAATCCTGTTCTTCATATTTCTCGCTCTACTGGCGGTGTCGCTGTTGGCCCGCCTGGTCGGGCCACGCTCCGGGCCCCGCGTGTGA
- a CDS encoding BON domain-containing protein — protein sequence MNLLHSARETSNPKVAAWLMVGLFLAPLPAITSTSAADVGADEAGKSTEQIAETVRDTAADVRIHLALETKLAASDTLSAFEIDTDVKDGVAYLEGAVESEARKELATELARSVEGVRTVRNGLVVDGGEPGVLEQMQDTARDAALTTRVKARLLASDNTSGLAISVSSEDGVVTLGGAVASEAEKELAEVIAANTGGVAEVRNKIDLEKK from the coding sequence ATGAATCTGTTGCACAGCGCACGTGAAACCAGTAATCCCAAAGTGGCCGCATGGCTGATGGTGGGGTTGTTCCTGGCACCGTTGCCCGCGATCACCTCGACGTCGGCGGCCGATGTAGGCGCCGATGAAGCCGGGAAGTCCACCGAACAAATTGCGGAAACGGTGCGCGATACTGCAGCGGACGTACGCATCCACCTGGCGCTCGAAACCAAGCTCGCTGCAAGCGACACCCTCAGCGCGTTCGAAATCGACACCGATGTCAAGGACGGCGTGGCCTATCTCGAAGGCGCGGTGGAAAGCGAAGCCCGCAAGGAACTTGCCACAGAGCTCGCCCGGTCTGTCGAGGGCGTCCGCACGGTGCGCAACGGCCTGGTCGTCGACGGCGGGGAACCCGGCGTGCTCGAACAAATGCAGGACACGGCGCGGGACGCTGCCTTGACGACACGCGTGAAGGCGCGCCTGCTGGCCAGCGACAACACTTCAGGGCTTGCGATTTCGGTCAGTAGCGAAGACGGCGTGGTCACGCTTGGCGGCGCAGTCGCCTCCGAGGCCGAGAAGGAGCTGGCAGAAGTGATCGCAGCTAACACCGGCGGCGTCGCCGAAGTGCGCAACAAGATCGACCTCGAGAAGAAGTGA
- a CDS encoding adenylosuccinate synthase: protein MGKNVVVIGTQWGDEGKGKIVDLLTDRVAAVVRFQGGHNAGHTLVIEGRKTIVRLLPSGILREGVACLIGNGVVVSPEALLGELDELTANGVPVAERLRISPACPLIIPSHVALDAAREHAKGAAKIGTTGRGIGPAYEDKVARRALRVSDLAHRERFAAKLGEVLDFHNFVLQRYFQRDPVDFQETLETLLVQGERILPMMADVASLLEDYRRAGSNVLFEGAQGALLDIDQGTYPYVTSSNTTAGGACTGAGVGPRAIDHVLGIVKAYTTRVGAGPFPTELFDEMGEHLARVGHEFGSVTGRARRCGWFDAVALRRSIALNSVSGLCITKLDVLDAIDTIRICVGYEVGGKLVETPPLAADQYAEIVPVYEDVPGWKSSTVGLTRYEELPENARAYLDRLQEVVGVPIEIISTGPDRAETIVLRNPFD from the coding sequence GTGGGCAAGAACGTGGTGGTTATCGGCACCCAGTGGGGTGACGAGGGCAAGGGCAAGATCGTCGACCTCCTGACCGACCGGGTTGCCGCAGTGGTTCGCTTCCAGGGCGGCCACAACGCCGGACATACGCTGGTCATCGAGGGACGCAAGACCATCGTGCGCCTGTTGCCGTCCGGCATCCTGCGCGAGGGCGTGGCCTGCCTCATCGGCAACGGCGTCGTGGTTTCGCCTGAGGCATTGCTGGGCGAGCTCGACGAACTCACGGCAAACGGCGTGCCGGTGGCGGAGCGGCTGCGCATCAGCCCGGCCTGCCCGCTGATCATTCCCTCCCACGTGGCGCTGGATGCAGCCCGGGAGCATGCCAAGGGCGCGGCCAAGATCGGCACCACCGGTCGCGGCATCGGTCCGGCCTACGAGGACAAGGTGGCGCGCCGCGCGCTGCGTGTCTCCGACCTGGCGCACCGCGAGCGCTTCGCCGCCAAGCTGGGCGAGGTGCTGGACTTCCACAATTTCGTTTTGCAGCGCTATTTCCAGCGCGACCCGGTGGATTTCCAGGAGACCCTGGAGACCCTGCTGGTGCAGGGGGAACGGATCCTGCCGATGATGGCGGACGTCGCCAGCCTGCTCGAAGACTATCGGCGCGCCGGCAGCAACGTGCTGTTCGAGGGCGCACAGGGCGCCCTGCTGGACATCGACCAGGGCACTTATCCCTACGTCACCTCCTCGAACACGACCGCCGGCGGCGCCTGCACCGGCGCCGGGGTGGGGCCGCGCGCCATCGACCACGTGCTTGGCATCGTCAAGGCCTATACCACGCGCGTGGGCGCCGGGCCGTTCCCGACGGAGCTGTTCGACGAGATGGGCGAGCATCTCGCCCGCGTCGGGCACGAGTTCGGCTCGGTCACCGGCCGCGCCCGGCGCTGCGGCTGGTTCGACGCCGTGGCGCTGCGGCGGTCCATCGCCCTCAACAGCGTCTCCGGGCTGTGCATTACCAAGCTCGACGTGCTGGACGCCATCGACACCATCCGCATCTGCGTGGGTTACGAGGTGGGCGGCAAGCTGGTGGAGACGCCGCCGCTGGCCGCCGACCAGTATGCGGAGATCGTGCCCGTGTACGAGGACGTGCCGGGGTGGAAAAGCTCCACGGTCGGCCTGACCCGGTACGAGGAGTTGCCCGAAAACGCGCGCGCATACCTCGACCGCCTGCAAGAGGTGGTGGGCGTGCCGATCGAAATCATTTCCACCGGGCCCGACCGGGCCGAGACCATCGTCCTGCGCAACCCCTTCGACTGA
- a CDS encoding DUF2065 domain-containing protein has translation MNWTDLLSAVALVMVIEGLLPFANPRGSRRAMAMLAQMPDDKLRLAGLASIVAGVVLLYFVRS, from the coding sequence ATGAACTGGACCGACCTGTTGTCGGCCGTCGCGCTGGTCATGGTGATCGAGGGCTTGCTGCCCTTCGCCAACCCGCGCGGATCGCGCCGCGCCATGGCCATGCTGGCGCAGATGCCGGACGACAAGCTGCGTCTCGCGGGCCTCGCCAGCATCGTGGCGGGCGTGGTGCTGCTGTATTTCGTGCGTTCCTGA
- the hflC gene encoding protease modulator HflC: MGAKTTTLILAVAAAALLLSMSVFTVDEREYAIKLRFGEIVRMDFEPGLHFKMPFVNTVRKFDNRVLTRNNPNEPFLTAEKKNLRVDFYVKWRIVDVGQYFRATAGDERLATSRLLEIMKDGLRAQFARQTVQEVVTADRSDVVNELMDTAGVTARELGIEIVDVRVKTLDLPPDVSESVFNRMRQERARVAAQLRAEGAETAERIRSDADRQRTIIIAEAQRDSQRIRGAGDARAADIYAEAFNRDQGFFQFWRSMQAYRTAVGRGDDMLVIAPDGEFFRFLKDPAGGAGP; this comes from the coding sequence ATGGGTGCCAAGACCACTACCCTGATCCTGGCCGTCGCGGCGGCCGCGCTGCTGCTGTCGATGTCCGTATTCACGGTCGATGAGCGCGAGTACGCCATCAAGCTGCGTTTCGGCGAAATCGTGCGAATGGACTTCGAGCCGGGGCTGCATTTCAAGATGCCCTTCGTCAACACCGTGCGTAAGTTCGATAACCGCGTGTTGACCCGCAACAACCCCAACGAGCCCTTCCTGACGGCGGAGAAGAAGAACCTGCGGGTGGACTTCTACGTCAAGTGGCGCATCGTGGACGTGGGCCAGTATTTCCGCGCCACGGCCGGTGACGAGCGCCTGGCCACCAGCCGCTTGCTGGAAATCATGAAGGACGGGCTGCGCGCGCAGTTTGCGCGCCAGACGGTGCAGGAGGTCGTGACGGCCGATCGCTCCGATGTCGTCAACGAGCTCATGGACACCGCGGGTGTGACCGCGCGCGAGCTGGGCATCGAGATCGTGGACGTGCGCGTCAAGACGCTCGACCTGCCGCCGGATGTGAGCGAGAGCGTGTTCAACCGCATGCGCCAGGAGCGCGCCCGCGTCGCGGCCCAGCTGCGCGCCGAGGGCGCCGAGACGGCGGAGCGCATCCGTTCGGACGCCGACCGCCAGCGCACCATCATCATCGCCGAGGCGCAGCGCGACTCGCAGCGTATCCGCGGTGCCGGCGACGCCCGTGCGGCCGACATCTACGCCGAGGCCTTCAATCGCGACCAGGGCTTCTTCCAGTTCTGGCGCAGCATGCAGGCCTACCGCACGGCGGTCGGGCGCGGCGACGACATGCTGGTGATCGCGCCGGACGGCGAGTTCTTCCGCTTCCTCAAGGATCCGGCCGGCGGCGCAGGGCCCTGA
- the hflK gene encoding FtsH protease activity modulator HflK: MAWNEPGKGGNPWNAGGGKEGPPDLDKVVRDLQRKLSGVFGGKGRSGGSGGGAAGAGIGLVAAAAIVLWLLSGFYQVDEAERGVVLQFGAYQKTTLPGLHWHLPYPFQRVETVNVSQVDSFNHSTRMLTSDENIVSVDLRVQFRRTDAQAFLFNVRNPEETLGEVTETAIREVVGKSTLDFVLTEGRAEVAARAREIIQSTLDAYGAGIEITSVNLEDANFPSQVEAAVQDAIKAREDRDRLALEAEAYANDVVPRARGNAARLLESAEAYRAQVIAEAEGESDRFIALLTEYQRAPAVTRQRLYYETLEQVLGNSAKVLIDAEGSGTLMYLPIEELLKRSGGSATRLVDPADQGQPNTLRQTETSPTPTTDLRSRGTR, translated from the coding sequence ATGGCTTGGAACGAACCTGGCAAGGGCGGTAATCCCTGGAACGCGGGCGGTGGCAAAGAAGGGCCGCCGGACCTGGACAAGGTCGTACGCGACCTGCAGCGGAAGCTCTCGGGGGTGTTCGGCGGCAAAGGCCGCTCCGGTGGTTCCGGCGGCGGTGCGGCAGGCGCCGGCATCGGCCTGGTGGCTGCGGCCGCGATCGTGCTGTGGCTGTTGTCGGGCTTTTACCAGGTGGACGAGGCGGAGCGCGGCGTGGTGCTGCAGTTCGGCGCCTACCAGAAGACCACCCTGCCGGGCCTGCACTGGCATCTCCCGTATCCTTTCCAGCGCGTCGAGACGGTGAACGTCTCCCAGGTGGATTCTTTCAACCACTCCACGCGCATGCTGACCTCGGACGAGAACATCGTCAGCGTCGACCTGCGGGTGCAGTTCCGGCGCACCGACGCCCAGGCCTTCCTGTTCAATGTGCGTAACCCCGAGGAGACGCTCGGCGAGGTGACCGAGACCGCCATTCGCGAGGTGGTGGGTAAGAGCACGCTCGATTTCGTGCTCACCGAGGGCCGCGCCGAGGTCGCTGCCCGCGCGCGCGAGATCATCCAGTCCACGCTGGACGCCTACGGCGCCGGCATCGAGATCACCTCGGTGAACCTCGAGGACGCCAACTTCCCCTCCCAGGTCGAGGCGGCCGTGCAGGACGCCATCAAGGCGCGCGAGGATCGCGATCGCCTGGCCCTGGAGGCGGAAGCGTATGCCAATGACGTCGTGCCGCGGGCCCGTGGTAACGCCGCCAGGCTGCTGGAAAGCGCCGAGGCCTACCGCGCCCAGGTGATCGCGGAGGCGGAAGGTGAAAGCGACCGCTTCATCGCGCTGCTGACGGAGTACCAGCGCGCGCCCGCAGTGACGCGCCAGCGCCTTTACTACGAGACGCTGGAGCAGGTGCTCGGCAACTCGGCCAAGGTGCTCATCGACGCCGAGGGCAGCGGGACGCTGATGTACCTGCCCATCGAAGAGTTGCTGAAGCGCTCGGGTGGCAGTGCCACCCGCCTGGTGGACCCGGCCGACCAGGGCCAGCCGAATACGCTGCGCCAGACGGAAACGTCGCCCACGCCGACAACCGACCTGCGCTCGAGGGGGACTCGCTGA
- the hflX gene encoding ribosome rescue GTPase HflX produces the protein MFERPGHGERAILVQIGFGGRASAEELEELERLAVSAGATVVARLTATRAAPDPRYFIGSGKAEELAALIRETGADLVLFNHALSPSQERNLEKALSCRVLDRTGLILDIFAQRARSFEGKLQVELAQLRHLSTRLVRGWTHLERQKGGIGLRGPGETQLETDRRLLANRIRMLTRRLEKVDKQREQGRRTRAKAEVPTIALVGYTNAGKSTLFNRLTEAEVYAADKLFATLDPTLRGLQLGPGLELVLADTVGFVRDLPHELVAAFRSTLKETRDAALLLHVVDSADPLRDERVEHVNRVLAEIGAEDLPQLLVYNKIDEAGEIPGLTRDEDGRVRSVRVSARTGAGINLLIETLRDYFGEGRVSGTVHLDASEGGMRAKLYGAEMVRRETGDEAGGWDIELEAPKVALERFCRDTGLSRSRIRSRPCEGSGASLQSRTVA, from the coding sequence TTGTTCGAACGTCCGGGGCACGGCGAGCGTGCCATCCTGGTACAGATCGGATTCGGCGGCCGTGCTTCCGCGGAGGAACTCGAGGAACTCGAGCGCCTGGCGGTTTCGGCCGGCGCCACCGTCGTGGCGCGGCTGACTGCCACGAGGGCCGCCCCGGATCCACGCTATTTCATCGGCTCCGGCAAGGCCGAGGAGCTGGCTGCGCTCATCCGCGAGACGGGTGCGGACCTGGTGCTGTTCAACCATGCCTTGTCGCCCAGCCAGGAGCGCAACCTGGAGAAGGCGCTGAGTTGCCGCGTGCTCGACCGCACCGGCCTGATTCTCGACATCTTCGCCCAGCGGGCGCGCAGTTTCGAAGGCAAGCTCCAGGTGGAGCTGGCGCAGCTGCGCCATCTGTCCACGCGCCTGGTGCGGGGCTGGACCCACCTGGAGCGGCAGAAGGGCGGCATCGGCCTGCGCGGGCCGGGCGAGACCCAGCTCGAGACCGACCGCCGCCTGCTCGCCAACCGCATCCGCATGCTCACCCGCCGCCTGGAGAAGGTGGACAAGCAGCGCGAGCAGGGGCGGCGCACGCGCGCCAAGGCCGAGGTGCCGACGATCGCGCTGGTGGGCTATACCAACGCCGGCAAGTCGACGCTGTTCAACCGCCTGACGGAGGCGGAGGTCTATGCGGCTGACAAGCTGTTCGCCACGCTGGATCCGACGCTGCGGGGCCTGCAGCTCGGGCCCGGTCTCGAACTCGTGCTGGCCGATACCGTGGGCTTTGTGCGCGACCTGCCGCACGAGCTGGTGGCGGCGTTCCGCTCCACGCTGAAAGAAACGCGGGACGCGGCCCTGCTGCTGCACGTGGTGGACAGTGCAGACCCGTTGCGCGACGAGCGCGTCGAGCACGTCAACCGGGTGCTGGCCGAAATCGGCGCCGAGGACCTGCCGCAATTACTGGTTTACAACAAGATCGACGAGGCGGGCGAGATCCCCGGCCTCACCCGCGACGAGGACGGACGCGTACGCTCGGTGCGCGTGTCGGCACGCACCGGCGCCGGCATCAACCTGCTGATCGAGACGCTGAGGGATTATTTCGGCGAGGGCCGGGTCAGCGGCACGGTCCATCTCGATGCATCGGAAGGCGGCATGCGGGCGAAACTCTATGGCGCGGAGATGGTGCGGAGGGAGACCGGGGACGAGGCCGGCGGGTGGGACATCGAGCTGGAGGCCCCGAAGGTGGCGCTGGAACGATTCTGCCGGGATACTGGTCTGAGTCGTAGCCGTATCCGGTCCCGTCCTTGTGAGGGCTCCGGCGCATCCCTACAATCGCGGACAGTGGCCTGA
- the hfq gene encoding RNA chaperone Hfq: protein MARGQSLQDPFLNALRREKVPVSIYLVNGIKLQGQIESFDQFVVLLRNSVSQMVYKHAISTVVPSRNVRITSGDDELDEVAGD, encoded by the coding sequence ATGGCCAGAGGACAGTCGCTGCAGGATCCATTCCTCAACGCCCTGCGCAGGGAAAAAGTGCCGGTTTCCATCTACCTGGTGAACGGCATCAAGCTGCAGGGGCAGATCGAGTCTTTCGACCAGTTCGTCGTGTTGCTCAGGAACAGCGTGAGCCAGATGGTCTACAAGCATGCCATCTCCACTGTCGTGCCCTCGCGCAACGTGCGCATCACCAGCGGCGACGACGAGCTGGACGAAGTCGCTGGCGACTAA
- the miaA gene encoding tRNA (adenosine(37)-N6)-dimethylallyltransferase MiaA, whose product MGPTASGKTGLALELARALPVEIVSVDSALVYRGMDIGTAKPAAALRAEIPHHLVDLLDPAEAYSAGRFRRDALEAMRDIRARGRVPLLVGGTMLYFRALQRGLAELPQADPVVRAELDRDAAARGWPALHAELHRVDPMAAARIQPADAQRIQRALEVWRLTGRPLSELQAAGDCPLEGWRLLKLGLAPTSRTALHEAIAARFAAMMAAGFLQEVEQLHARGDLHPGLPSIRAVGYRQLWAAVAGESEVDDAVAAAVTATRRLAKRQMTWLRAETGLHWLQGPAEALGLAAGWVSPGSGESAPV is encoded by the coding sequence ATGGGGCCTACGGCATCGGGCAAGACCGGGCTTGCCCTGGAGCTGGCACGCGCGCTGCCGGTGGAGATCGTGAGCGTCGATTCGGCGCTGGTCTACCGCGGTATGGATATCGGCACCGCCAAGCCTGCGGCGGCCTTGCGCGCCGAGATTCCCCATCACCTGGTCGATCTGCTCGACCCCGCAGAGGCTTATTCGGCGGGGCGCTTCCGCCGCGACGCGCTCGAGGCCATGCGTGACATTCGGGCCCGCGGGCGCGTGCCGCTGCTGGTCGGCGGCACCATGCTGTATTTCCGCGCGTTGCAGCGGGGCCTGGCGGAGTTGCCCCAGGCGGACCCGGTGGTGCGCGCCGAGCTCGACCGCGACGCTGCCGCTCGCGGCTGGCCGGCGCTGCATGCCGAGTTGCACCGGGTCGACCCGATGGCGGCGGCGCGCATCCAGCCCGCCGACGCGCAACGTATCCAGCGTGCGCTCGAGGTGTGGCGGCTGACCGGCCGGCCGCTCTCCGAGCTCCAGGCCGCCGGCGACTGCCCGCTGGAGGGCTGGCGACTGTTGAAACTCGGGCTCGCCCCGACCAGCCGGACTGCGCTGCACGAGGCCATCGCAGCGCGTTTCGCGGCAATGATGGCCGCCGGCTTCCTGCAGGAGGTGGAGCAGCTGCATGCACGCGGCGACCTGCACCCGGGTCTGCCCTCGATTCGTGCCGTCGGCTACCGCCAGCTTTGGGCGGCCGTGGCGGGCGAGAGCGAAGTGGATGACGCTGTGGCGGCCGCCGTCACGGCAACGCGCCGGCTGGCGAAGCGGCAGATGACCTGGTTACGGGCGGAGACGGGCCTGCACTGGCTGCAGGGGCCGGCGGAGGCGCTTGGGCTGGCCGCCGGGTGGGTCTCGCCCGGCAGCGGCGAGTCGGCACCGGTATGA
- the mutL gene encoding DNA mismatch repair endonuclease MutL has product MPIRQLPPQLIDQIAAGEVVERPASVIKELVENSLDAGAGRVELEIEGGGLRRCLVRDDGNGIPRDELALALSRHATSKITSLEDLERVGTLGFRGEALPSIASVSRLTMTSRAAGAEAAWTVEVDGGSLAAPAPAAHPSGTTIVVRDLFYNTPARRRFMRSERTEAGHVERVARRLALSRFDAGFSLRRDGRALFELRPAPDAAARARRVAELCGETFAAHMMEVEYGAAGLRLSGWLGLPTFSRSQPDLQYFFVNGRMIRDRLVTHALRQAYADVLFHGRHPAYVLYLEMDPALVDVNAHPTKHEVRFRDARSMHGFIYKVVESALAGTRPAAGVGAPPPATPRFSAPGAEASGWQRPHQGAMPLAVRDAPEPTQPDAGAHPRAATVPVAGAAPAPQDDSPALGYAVGQLGGVYILAQNRAGLVVVDMHAAHERVLYERLKNALSGDAAAGQPLLVPLSVRVSPQEAELAEAMQEALAAVGLVIDRRGPDVVVVRQLPALLANADAESLLRDLLSDLAEQGSSRRVEERMNEVLATMACHGSVRANRQLTLAEMNALLRDMERTERADQCNHGRPTWTQLSMAELDKLFLRGR; this is encoded by the coding sequence ATGCCCATCCGCCAGCTTCCCCCCCAGTTGATCGACCAGATCGCCGCCGGCGAGGTGGTAGAGCGCCCGGCGTCCGTCATCAAGGAGCTGGTCGAGAACAGCCTCGACGCCGGCGCCGGGCGCGTGGAGCTTGAGATCGAGGGTGGCGGGCTGCGACGCTGCCTGGTGCGCGACGACGGCAACGGCATCCCGCGCGACGAGCTCGCGCTTGCCTTGTCGCGCCATGCCACCAGCAAGATCACCAGCCTCGAAGACCTCGAGCGTGTCGGTACGCTGGGCTTTCGCGGCGAGGCGCTGCCGAGCATCGCGTCGGTGTCGCGCCTGACCATGACGTCGCGGGCCGCGGGGGCGGAGGCCGCCTGGACGGTGGAAGTGGACGGGGGCAGCCTCGCGGCGCCTGCGCCCGCCGCGCACCCGAGCGGCACGACGATCGTGGTACGCGACCTGTTCTACAACACCCCGGCGCGGCGGCGTTTCATGCGTAGCGAGCGCACCGAGGCCGGCCACGTGGAGCGCGTCGCGCGCCGCCTGGCGCTGTCGCGTTTCGATGCCGGTTTCAGCCTGCGGCGCGACGGCCGGGCGCTCTTCGAGCTGCGCCCGGCGCCGGACGCTGCTGCGCGTGCGCGGCGCGTCGCCGAGCTGTGCGGGGAAACCTTCGCGGCGCACATGATGGAAGTCGAGTACGGCGCGGCAGGGCTGAGATTGTCCGGATGGCTCGGCCTGCCGACTTTTTCCCGCTCGCAGCCCGACCTGCAGTATTTCTTCGTCAACGGACGCATGATCCGCGACCGGCTGGTCACGCATGCGCTGCGCCAGGCCTACGCCGACGTCCTGTTCCACGGGCGTCACCCGGCTTACGTCCTGTACCTGGAAATGGATCCCGCGCTGGTCGACGTCAACGCGCACCCGACCAAGCACGAGGTGCGCTTTCGGGATGCGCGCAGCATGCATGGCTTCATTTACAAGGTGGTGGAAAGTGCCCTGGCGGGCACGCGCCCCGCGGCCGGGGTGGGCGCGCCGCCGCCGGCGACCCCCCGGTTCAGCGCCCCGGGCGCCGAGGCTTCCGGCTGGCAACGGCCGCACCAGGGCGCCATGCCGCTGGCGGTGCGCGATGCGCCGGAGCCGACGCAGCCGGACGCGGGCGCACATCCACGTGCCGCGACCGTGCCGGTTGCCGGCGCTGCCCCCGCGCCGCAAGACGACAGCCCGGCGCTCGGTTACGCCGTCGGCCAGCTCGGCGGGGTGTACATCCTGGCGCAGAACCGCGCCGGCCTAGTCGTGGTCGACATGCATGCGGCGCATGAGCGGGTGTTGTACGAGCGCCTCAAGAACGCCCTCTCCGGCGACGCGGCCGCGGGGCAGCCCCTGCTGGTGCCGCTGAGCGTGCGGGTGTCGCCCCAGGAGGCTGAGCTGGCGGAAGCCATGCAGGAAGCGCTGGCGGCCGTCGGGCTGGTCATCGACCGGCGCGGTCCCGACGTCGTCGTCGTCCGGCAGCTGCCGGCCCTGCTGGCCAATGCCGACGCCGAGTCGCTGCTGCGCGACCTGCTGTCGGACCTCGCGGAGCAGGGCAGCAGCCGGCGGGTCGAGGAGCGCATGAACGAGGTGCTCGCCACCATGGCCTGCCACGGCTCGGTGCGCGCCAATCGCCAGCTGACGCTGGCCGAGATGAACGCCCTGCTCAGGGACATGGAGCGGACCGAACGCGCCGACCAGTGCAACCACGGCCGCCCCACCTGGACCCAGCTCAGCATGGCGGAGCTCGACAAGCTGTTCCTGCGCGGGCGCTGA
- a CDS encoding N-acetylmuramoyl-L-alanine amidase, whose amino-acid sequence MLLATLFLATVARAEVLVQDVRLWAGPNATRVVLDLSAPVGHKLFTLDHPARVVVDLKPARLGAGLGQMPGGTGLVQAVRGANKADGEARIVLDLASSAKPRSFLVRPEGRYGHRLIIELDNQQSQLRTPVVRANEGERDLVIAIDPGHGGEDPGAIGPRGTYEKDVVLAVSRKLAERINREPGMRAVMTREGDYFLSLRQRVERARLLGADLFVSVHADAFKNPKAHGSSVYVLSSKGATDEAARWLAARENAADLVGGVSLDDKDDLLASVLLDLSQNASIGASLEVGEFVLERLGAVNRLHKASVQQAGFAVLKAPDIPSILVETAFISNHDEEKRLRDKRYQEQLAAALVSGIREYFYRNPPPGTWVAHNRQRAPGPREVVIARGDTLSAIATRYNTSVPALRRHNGLRGDNIRVGQVLTIPGG is encoded by the coding sequence TTGCTGCTGGCGACGCTGTTCCTGGCCACGGTCGCAAGAGCCGAGGTGCTGGTGCAGGACGTGCGCCTGTGGGCGGGGCCGAACGCCACCCGCGTCGTCCTCGACCTGTCGGCCCCGGTCGGGCACAAGCTGTTCACCCTGGATCACCCTGCGCGCGTGGTCGTGGACCTGAAGCCGGCGCGCCTTGGCGCCGGGCTGGGCCAGATGCCCGGCGGCACCGGGCTGGTGCAGGCGGTGCGAGGCGCGAACAAGGCCGACGGCGAGGCGCGGATCGTGCTGGACCTCGCGTCGAGCGCGAAGCCGCGGAGCTTCCTCGTCCGGCCCGAAGGGCGTTACGGGCACCGGCTGATCATCGAGCTCGACAACCAGCAATCGCAGCTGCGGACGCCGGTCGTGCGTGCGAATGAAGGCGAGCGCGACCTGGTGATCGCCATCGACCCCGGCCACGGCGGCGAGGATCCGGGCGCCATCGGCCCGCGCGGAACCTATGAGAAAGACGTGGTGCTGGCGGTGTCACGCAAGCTCGCCGAGCGCATCAACCGTGAGCCCGGCATGCGCGCGGTGATGACGCGCGAGGGCGATTACTTCCTCAGCCTCCGGCAGCGCGTCGAACGGGCGCGCCTGCTCGGGGCCGACCTGTTCGTTTCGGTGCACGCCGACGCTTTCAAGAACCCGAAGGCCCACGGGTCGTCGGTGTACGTGCTCTCCAGCAAGGGCGCCACCGATGAGGCGGCGCGCTGGCTGGCTGCGCGTGAGAACGCGGCCGACCTCGTCGGCGGTGTCAGCCTGGACGACAAGGACGACCTGCTGGCCTCGGTGCTGCTCGACCTGTCGCAGAACGCGTCCATCGGCGCGAGCCTGGAGGTCGGCGAGTTCGTGCTCGAGCGTCTCGGCGCGGTGAACCGTCTGCACAAGGCTTCCGTGCAGCAGGCCGGCTTCGCCGTGCTCAAGGCACCGGACATCCCCTCGATCCTGGTGGAGACCGCGTTCATCTCCAACCATGACGAGGAGAAGCGCCTGCGCGACAAGCGCTACCAGGAGCAGCTCGCGGCCGCGCTGGTGAGCGGCATCCGCGAATACTTTTACCGCAATCCGCCGCCCGGCACCTGGGTCGCGCACAACCGTCAGCGCGCGCCGGGGCCGCGCGAGGTCGTGATCGCGCGTGGCGATACGCTGTCTGCGATCGCCACCCGCTACAACACCAGCGTGCCGGCGCTGCGACGCCACAACGGTTTGCGCGGGGACAACATCCGCGTCGGACAGGTGCTGACCATCCCCGGCGGGTAG